The proteins below come from a single Piscinibacter gummiphilus genomic window:
- a CDS encoding long-chain fatty acid--CoA ligase has protein sequence MSDRHFAFWPEHAPRHLYVPETNLYFNVEVSAARFPKKPFFIFYDTPFTFSQFKQETETLAAYLEQVCGVKKGDRVLLYTQNSPQFMIGYYAILRANAVVVPVNPMNLTGELKHYVSDADAKVAITTQELYPRLKPLLQPGGDEHTLEHVIVGTYSDYLREKTTLALPDFVAAPRVPIADKGVTLWVDALAKGLKPGPLTTGPDDLCVMPYTSGTTGHPKGCMHTHRTAMYNTVSGGVWGQTNQGTVSMAVLPLFHVTGMQGNMNAVIYGGSTVVLLPRWDRDAAAECIQRYRVTGLGLITAMVVDFVSNPKLDSYDLSSLRKIGGGGAAMPKAVADILENKLGLKYGEGYGMSETLAATHMNPPDRSKKQCLGIPAFDVDARVVDPTTFQELPPGETGEIIVSGPQVMLGYWKNPDATRDSFIELDGKRFLRTGDLGQTDEEGYFFFVDRLKRMINASGFKVWPAEVEALLYQHPAIQEACIIAAKDAKRGETVKAFIVLKPGFKGQVTEDEIVKWGHDNMAAYKSPRIVEFVDALPKSGTGKVQWRELQERENAKTAT, from the coding sequence ATGTCCGACCGTCATTTCGCTTTCTGGCCCGAGCACGCGCCTCGCCATCTCTACGTGCCCGAGACCAACCTCTACTTCAACGTGGAGGTCTCGGCGGCGCGCTTTCCGAAGAAGCCTTTCTTCATCTTCTACGACACGCCCTTCACCTTCTCGCAGTTCAAGCAGGAAACGGAAACGCTCGCGGCGTATCTCGAGCAGGTGTGCGGCGTGAAGAAGGGAGACCGCGTGCTGCTCTACACGCAGAACAGCCCGCAGTTCATGATCGGCTACTACGCCATCCTCCGTGCCAACGCGGTGGTGGTGCCGGTCAACCCGATGAACCTCACGGGTGAGCTCAAGCACTACGTGAGCGATGCCGACGCCAAGGTGGCGATCACCACGCAGGAGCTCTACCCGCGCCTCAAGCCGCTGCTGCAACCGGGCGGCGACGAGCACACGCTGGAGCACGTGATCGTCGGCACCTACAGCGACTACCTGCGCGAGAAGACAACGCTCGCCCTACCGGACTTCGTGGCCGCACCGCGTGTGCCCATCGCCGACAAGGGCGTGACGCTGTGGGTCGATGCCTTGGCCAAGGGTTTGAAGCCCGGCCCGCTCACGACCGGCCCCGATGACCTGTGCGTGATGCCCTACACCTCGGGCACCACCGGTCACCCCAAGGGCTGCATGCACACGCACCGCACCGCGATGTACAACACCGTGTCGGGTGGCGTGTGGGGCCAGACCAACCAGGGCACGGTGTCGATGGCGGTGCTGCCGCTTTTCCACGTGACTGGCATGCAGGGCAACATGAACGCGGTGATCTACGGCGGCTCCACCGTCGTGCTGCTGCCGCGCTGGGACCGCGACGCCGCGGCCGAGTGCATTCAGCGCTACCGCGTCACAGGCCTTGGCCTCATCACCGCGATGGTGGTCGACTTCGTCTCCAACCCCAAGCTCGACAGCTACGACTTGAGCAGCCTGCGCAAGATCGGCGGCGGCGGTGCCGCCATGCCCAAGGCGGTGGCCGACATCCTGGAGAACAAGCTCGGCCTCAAATACGGCGAGGGCTACGGCATGTCGGAAACGCTGGCGGCGACCCACATGAACCCGCCCGACCGATCGAAGAAGCAGTGCCTGGGCATCCCCGCTTTCGACGTCGACGCGCGTGTGGTCGACCCCACCACCTTCCAGGAACTGCCCCCTGGCGAGACGGGCGAGATCATCGTCAGCGGCCCGCAGGTCATGCTCGGCTACTGGAAGAACCCCGACGCCACCCGCGATTCGTTCATCGAGCTCGACGGCAAGCGTTTCCTGCGCACCGGCGACCTGGGCCAGACCGACGAGGAGGGCTACTTCTTCTTCGTCGACCGCCTGAAGCGCATGATCAACGCGAGCGGCTTCAAGGTCTGGCCGGCCGAGGTGGAAGCGCTGCTGTACCAGCACCCCGCCATTCAAGAGGCCTGCATTATCGCGGCGAAAGACGCGAAGCGCGGCGAGACGGTCAAGGCCTTCATCGTGCTCAAGCCCGGCTTCAAGGGCCAGGTCACCGAAGACGAGATCGTCAAGTGGGGCCACGACAACATGGCTGCCTACAAGAGCCCGCGCATCGTGGAATTCGTCGATGCGCTGCCCAAATCGGGCACGGGCAAGGTGCAGTGGCGCGAGCTGCAGGAACGCGAGAACGCCAAGACGGCCACCTGA
- a CDS encoding SDR family oxidoreductase, whose product MSGPLLGGKRILVTHADGFMGPTLCDVFRAHGATVIESVDPLRAPQAPAAVVAAAGELDVLLVNLAHPAPSTAAKDVADNEWRDTFAALVDPLPRLVRAVLPQMIARRAGKVLVMGSSSALRGMKRTSTYSAARGAQLAYVQAVGVEVAPHNVQVNAIAQNFVENPTYFPPEVQADPRFQERLKREVPLGRLVSAREDAEFAAYLCSDAANCFVGQVFPVCGGWVQR is encoded by the coding sequence ATGAGCGGGCCACTGCTCGGCGGCAAGCGCATCCTCGTGACCCACGCCGATGGGTTCATGGGGCCGACGCTGTGCGACGTGTTTCGGGCGCACGGCGCCACGGTGATCGAAAGCGTCGACCCGCTGCGCGCCCCGCAGGCGCCGGCCGCCGTCGTGGCCGCAGCCGGCGAGCTCGACGTGCTGCTCGTCAACCTCGCCCACCCCGCCCCCAGCACCGCGGCCAAGGACGTGGCCGACAACGAATGGCGCGACACCTTCGCCGCGCTCGTCGACCCGCTGCCGCGCCTGGTGCGCGCGGTGCTGCCGCAGATGATCGCGCGGCGGGCCGGCAAGGTGCTCGTGATGGGCAGTTCATCTGCCCTGCGTGGCATGAAGCGCACGTCGACCTACAGCGCTGCGCGCGGCGCGCAGCTCGCCTACGTGCAAGCGGTGGGTGTGGAAGTGGCCCCGCACAACGTGCAGGTCAACGCGATCGCACAGAACTTCGTCGAGAACCCGACTTACTTTCCGCCCGAGGTGCAGGCCGACCCGCGCTTTCAGGAGCGCCTGAAACGCGAGGTGCCGCTCGGCCGGCTGGTCAGCGCGCGCGAAGACGCCGAGTTCGCGGCCTACCTGTGTAGCGACGCGGCCAACTGCTTCGTGGGGCAGGTGTTCCCCGTGTGCGGGGGCTGGGTGCAGCGTTGA
- a CDS encoding 2Fe-2S iron-sulfur cluster-binding protein, translating into MGSASGSRARTFGGVVAFRVTILGTGLHFEAVPGETLLAAARRQGVLMPSACRNGTCRECRCRVGQGQVRHTIAWPGLSADEKREGWVLPCVAEAESDVELDAPRAKAAP; encoded by the coding sequence ATGGGGAGCGCATCTGGGTCGCGGGCTCGCACGTTCGGGGGTGTCGTGGCGTTTCGCGTGACGATCTTGGGCACCGGCCTGCATTTCGAAGCCGTGCCTGGCGAGACGCTGCTGGCGGCGGCCCGCCGGCAGGGCGTGCTGATGCCGAGCGCATGCCGCAACGGCACCTGCCGCGAGTGCCGCTGCCGCGTCGGCCAGGGGCAGGTGCGTCACACCATTGCGTGGCCCGGCCTCAGCGCCGACGAGAAACGGGAAGGCTGGGTCCTGCCCTGCGTGGCCGAGGCCGAGAGCGACGTGGAACTCGACGCGCCGCGGGCGAAAGCCGCGCCCTGA
- a CDS encoding MFS transporter, with protein sequence MAFFPQDALNDGVRKREVFGWAMYDFANSGYTTVVLTAVFNAYFVGVVANGAPWGTLAWTLALAASSVIVMLVMPALGAYADLRANKKKLLAVTTVLCVASTAMLAFSDRGDVAWAVAAVVLSNTFFSFGEALTAAFLPELARREAMGRVSGWGWSFGYFGGMLSLGLSLAYVLAAQARGEPATSFVPVTMLITSGVYGVASLATFALLRERAVPQPQVAHTAGITASLQRLAATIRRARLYRDFSWLLVCAVCYQAGIAVVIALAAVYAEQVLGFKQAQTMMLVFLVNIAAALGAFGFGYWQDRIGHKRALAVTLVGWVVMTVLAIVATTPGPFWVAAVIAGLCMGSSQSAGRAIAGLFAPEAQRAEFYGLWTFAVRLAAILGPVTYGLVTVATAGNHRLAILSTALFFIGGLLLLLPVNVERGAAAAREAS encoded by the coding sequence ATGGCCTTCTTTCCCCAAGATGCCCTCAACGACGGCGTGCGCAAGCGCGAGGTCTTCGGCTGGGCGATGTACGACTTCGCCAACTCGGGCTACACGACCGTCGTGCTGACGGCCGTCTTCAACGCCTACTTCGTCGGCGTGGTGGCCAATGGTGCGCCCTGGGGCACGCTCGCCTGGACGCTGGCACTCGCCGCCTCCAGCGTGATCGTGATGCTGGTGATGCCGGCGCTCGGTGCCTACGCCGACCTGCGGGCCAACAAGAAGAAGCTGCTGGCCGTCACCACCGTGCTGTGCGTGGCCTCGACCGCGATGCTCGCGTTCTCCGACCGCGGCGACGTGGCCTGGGCGGTGGCGGCGGTGGTGCTGTCGAACACCTTCTTCTCGTTCGGCGAAGCGCTCACCGCGGCCTTCCTGCCCGAACTCGCGCGCCGCGAGGCGATGGGCCGGGTGTCGGGCTGGGGCTGGAGCTTCGGCTACTTCGGCGGCATGTTGTCGCTGGGCCTGAGCCTCGCCTATGTGCTCGCGGCACAGGCACGCGGCGAGCCGGCCACCTCGTTCGTGCCGGTCACGATGCTCATCACCTCCGGCGTCTACGGCGTGGCGTCTCTGGCCACCTTCGCACTGCTGCGCGAGCGGGCGGTGCCGCAGCCACAGGTGGCGCACACGGCGGGCATCACCGCCTCGCTGCAGCGCCTGGCCGCCACCATCCGGCGCGCCCGCCTGTACCGCGATTTCTCCTGGCTGCTCGTCTGCGCCGTGTGCTACCAGGCCGGCATCGCAGTGGTGATCGCACTCGCCGCGGTGTACGCCGAGCAGGTGCTCGGCTTCAAGCAGGCGCAAACCATGATGCTGGTCTTCCTCGTCAACATCGCCGCCGCACTCGGCGCCTTCGGTTTCGGCTACTGGCAAGACCGCATCGGCCACAAGCGCGCACTCGCCGTCACGCTGGTGGGCTGGGTCGTGATGACGGTGCTTGCCATCGTGGCCACGACACCCGGCCCGTTCTGGGTGGCCGCGGTGATCGCGGGCCTGTGCATGGGCTCCAGCCAGTCGGCCGGCCGTGCCATCGCCGGGCTCTTCGCCCCCGAGGCGCAGCGCGCCGAGTTCTACGGGCTGTGGACCTTCGCCGTGCGCCTGGCGGCCATCCTCGGGCCGGTGACCTACGGCCTGGTGACGGTGGCCACCGCCGGCAACCACCGGCTGGCCATCCTGTCGACCGCGCTCTTCTTCATCGGCGGGCTCTTGCTGCTGCTGCCCGTCAACGTGGAACGCGGCGCAGCCGCCGCGCGCGAGGCCTCATGA
- the petA gene encoding ubiquinol-cytochrome c reductase iron-sulfur subunit, which translates to MMTPSFAGAAAELSPDDAERRQWIVTTAAAGGVAAVAAAVPFVSSLAPSERAKAAGGPVEVDLADIPPGGMKTVEWRGKPVWVVRRTPQMIAALQGHDAELADPASLRDQQPKLARNPVRAVRPEVFVAVGICTHLGCSPTAVPQGSANPSLPADWPGGFFCPCHGSTFDGAGRVFKNKPAPTNLEIPPYRFASDTRLVIGDETA; encoded by the coding sequence ATGATGACGCCCAGCTTTGCAGGCGCGGCCGCCGAGCTGTCGCCTGACGATGCAGAACGCCGGCAGTGGATCGTCACCACCGCGGCAGCCGGCGGTGTGGCCGCGGTGGCTGCCGCCGTGCCCTTCGTGTCGTCGCTCGCGCCCAGCGAGCGTGCCAAGGCCGCAGGCGGGCCGGTGGAGGTCGACCTCGCCGACATCCCGCCCGGTGGCATGAAAACGGTCGAATGGCGTGGCAAGCCCGTGTGGGTGGTGCGGCGCACGCCGCAGATGATCGCGGCGCTGCAGGGCCACGATGCCGAGCTGGCCGACCCCGCATCGCTGCGCGACCAGCAGCCCAAGCTCGCGCGTAACCCGGTGCGTGCCGTGAGGCCCGAGGTCTTCGTGGCGGTGGGCATCTGCACGCACCTGGGCTGTTCGCCCACGGCGGTGCCGCAGGGGTCGGCCAACCCCAGTCTGCCCGCCGACTGGCCGGGCGGCTTCTTCTGCCCTTGCCACGGCTCGACCTTCGACGGTGCCGGCAGAGTGTTCAAGAACAAGCCGGCGCCCACGAACCTCGAGATTCCGCCGTATCGCTTTGCCAGCGACACGCGGCTGGTGATCGGCGACGAGACGGCGTAA
- a CDS encoding MBL fold metallo-hydrolase, protein MTSPDVAPLDHSSAGKPPRAAATLVVVRDTLGGLEVLLLCRAERGDHNSGAWVFPGGTVDKTDAQWRGLCDGPDDAALSAQLALTEGGLDYAITAIRECFEECGLLFARRGSELVGDVQHLVPWRDPLNRGERTLGEFCAAEGFRLAVDELAYFSHWLTPLGRAKRYDTRFFVAVAPAGQTALHDGSEMVGMHWLRPADALARSDSLKLMGPTRATLTALGAFETTAALMAYARGPRTVSLINPRIGAGSQGLRPVMPHEYAWAEMGRIDPLGHGTASYEIVPGRAVKLSPHVIRVTAPNPSVMTGPGTNTYLVGGGAHNEWAVIDPGPDLPEHVEAILRAAPGPIRFILATHTHHDHSPAAVSLKQHTHAPVMGRVALHPHKQDGTFAPDRVLEHGERLAIAPGVTLRVLHTPGHASNHLCYLLEEEKTLFTGDHLMQASTVVINPPDGDMAAYLHTLRSLLDEDIEWLAPGHGFLMAQPHQAVQAVIEHRLKREAKVVAALRAHGPATLEQLLPHAYDDVDPRMLPVAARSLLAHLGKLRSDGRAGECAGVWSLAAEA, encoded by the coding sequence ATGACCTCCCCCGACGTCGCTCCCCTCGACCACAGTTCAGCCGGCAAACCGCCGCGCGCCGCCGCCACGCTGGTGGTGGTGCGCGACACCCTCGGCGGCCTCGAAGTGCTGCTGCTGTGCCGCGCCGAACGCGGCGATCACAACAGCGGCGCCTGGGTCTTCCCGGGCGGCACGGTCGACAAGACCGATGCGCAGTGGCGCGGCCTCTGCGACGGCCCCGACGACGCGGCCCTGAGCGCCCAGCTGGCGCTGACCGAAGGCGGGCTCGACTACGCCATCACCGCCATCCGCGAGTGCTTCGAAGAATGCGGCCTGCTCTTCGCGCGCCGCGGAAGCGAGCTCGTGGGCGACGTGCAGCACCTGGTGCCTTGGCGCGACCCGCTCAACCGCGGCGAGCGCACGCTCGGCGAGTTCTGCGCCGCCGAAGGCTTCCGGCTCGCGGTCGACGAGCTCGCCTACTTCAGCCACTGGCTCACGCCGCTCGGCCGCGCCAAGCGCTACGACACGCGCTTCTTCGTGGCCGTGGCGCCCGCCGGCCAGACCGCCCTGCACGATGGCAGCGAGATGGTCGGCATGCACTGGCTGCGCCCGGCCGACGCACTCGCCCGGAGCGACTCGCTCAAGCTCATGGGCCCGACCCGCGCCACGCTCACCGCGCTCGGCGCGTTCGAGACCACCGCGGCGCTCATGGCGTATGCCCGGGGCCCGCGCACCGTGAGCCTCATCAACCCGCGCATCGGCGCCGGCAGCCAGGGCCTGCGCCCGGTGATGCCGCACGAGTACGCCTGGGCCGAGATGGGCCGCATCGACCCGCTGGGCCACGGCACCGCGTCTTACGAGATCGTGCCGGGGCGGGCGGTGAAGCTGTCGCCGCACGTGATCCGCGTGACCGCGCCCAACCCGAGCGTGATGACCGGCCCCGGCACCAACACCTACCTGGTGGGCGGCGGTGCGCACAACGAGTGGGCCGTAATCGACCCCGGCCCCGATCTGCCCGAGCACGTGGAAGCGATCCTGCGCGCGGCGCCGGGGCCCATCCGATTCATCCTCGCCACGCACACCCACCACGATCACTCGCCCGCCGCGGTGTCGCTCAAGCAGCACACGCACGCGCCGGTGATGGGCCGTGTGGCGCTGCACCCGCACAAGCAGGACGGCACGTTCGCACCCGACCGCGTGCTCGAACACGGCGAGCGCCTCGCCATCGCCCCCGGCGTGACGCTGCGCGTGCTGCACACGCCGGGCCATGCGTCCAACCACCTCTGCTACCTGCTCGAAGAAGAGAAGACCCTCTTCACCGGCGACCACCTGATGCAGGCCAGCACGGTCGTCATCAACCCGCCCGACGGCGACATGGCCGCCTATCTGCACACCCTGCGCTCCCTGCTCGACGAAGACATCGAGTGGCTCGCCCCGGGCCACGGCTTCCTGATGGCGCAGCCCCACCAGGCGGTGCAGGCGGTGATCGAGCACCGGCTCAAGCGTGAAGCGAAGGTCGTGGCGGCCTTGCGCGCGCACGGGCCGGCCACGCTGGAGCAGCTGCTGCCGCATGCGTACGACGACGTCGACCCGCGCATGCTGCCGGTGGCGGCGCGCTCGCTGCTGGCGCACCTGGGCAAGCTGCGCAGCGATGGCCGTGCCGGTGAGTGCGCGGGCGTGTGGTCGCTCGCGGCCGAGGCTTGA
- a CDS encoding histidine phosphatase family protein yields the protein MSIILVRHGETPLNVARTLQPAETPLSETGLKQAQAVAQRLAGLKIAAILTSDLPRALQTAQAIAAATGAPVTTTPLLHERNFGALRGQPYDSLPYNPLTMTEAPPGGESVAAFQQRVAQAFAQMVELRGRVDGHLAVVTHGLVIRALLAQHLPLGTDAMPLRVGNTSVTICGATPPHALELVDCTRHLDAQIAHDAKSLSGG from the coding sequence ATGTCCATCATCCTCGTTCGCCACGGCGAAACGCCGCTCAACGTGGCGCGCACCCTGCAGCCCGCCGAGACGCCCCTCAGCGAGACCGGCCTCAAGCAGGCCCAGGCGGTGGCACAGCGGCTCGCCGGCCTGAAGATCGCCGCCATCCTGACGAGCGACCTGCCGCGCGCCCTGCAGACGGCGCAGGCCATCGCCGCCGCCACCGGCGCGCCCGTCACGACCACGCCGCTGCTGCACGAGCGCAATTTCGGCGCGCTCCGCGGCCAGCCCTACGACAGCCTGCCCTACAACCCGCTGACCATGACCGAAGCGCCCCCCGGTGGCGAATCGGTGGCGGCCTTCCAGCAGCGCGTGGCGCAGGCCTTCGCGCAGATGGTCGAGCTGCGCGGCCGCGTCGACGGCCACCTCGCCGTCGTCACCCACGGCCTCGTGATCCGCGCGCTGCTCGCGCAGCACCTGCCGCTCGGCACCGACGCGATGCCGCTGCGCGTGGGCAACACCTCGGTCACGATCTGCGGCGCCACACCGCCGCATGCGCTGGAGCTGGTCGACTGCACGCGCCACCTCGACGCGCAGATCGCGCACGACGCGAAGAGCCTCTCGGGCGGTTGA
- a CDS encoding DUF3857 domain-containing protein, which produces MALSLAATLLPATASAQSPTSSKAPARSGAGYKIERTPAWVKPIKPSAAAAAPTTTSPGYRITLMDYQTQLTADGGEHAYTHTRLAISDSAGVQAVSKVQVYFNPAFQTVSLHEAVVLRNGARLDRLKDARIELLRREEGLERMTLTGVQTLLVLLNDVRVGDAVEVAYTVHGTNPIYKGHYADTFQLGHPAAVDELQVRLEAPAGRTLHTRGIRSDATFERSTQGGRQVLTLTRRNIPPVIAEEQTPPWFKVYPALHVSDYADWQQVAAWAEDLFATPGDLGAELQGRIEAWRAKGLPRERLASEVIEFVQDEVRYFSVSLGESSHRPKPPARTLAERLGDCKDKTALLNAILQRLGFEARPVLISVGRNRGVADYLPAHDQFDHVITQLTLDGTVYWIDPTMQKQGRQLQTRGVASYGMGLVVSPSTTGLVRVGPGPSQAYTLEWDSVWDASDLKRTPTFTTTLRARGLAAEGWRAGVEAGGAERLAGAIAGAYARMLPGLKAVGSPTVRDNRDTNIFQLELKYEAPGLGQYDRGALAVELPALELLDSLVGPRELRREMPFLVDQPVQVRQRLRAIAPQRFTAPPPPPSEVVDKHFRVASRYEVNGNSFDYLLTYERRSDEVQPADLNGFREKLQTARRLGGVSVRLPLLSMEPLRAQFDEIDRRVTQKLGRQADTLRELVVRQEVERLFASELLRQVGDSGPLVGQLLERRAIANSNLADHDATLADADRALASAPEARYSHYTRGLALMSLGRGGEALSAMQQFTNPNNRAALAMGLGNAQYYQGELADAERNFNQAVQESSGNDRVFALSWLYIASQKAGGKGRSVVLPHLPDVSRGSWPGVLVHYLAGEASQDEVIERAKENKSMERLNLSEAYFYMGQQLLLAGKTSEAKRMFRRTVDLQATPYREFAFAELELKRSEP; this is translated from the coding sequence ATGGCACTGAGCCTGGCCGCAACGCTGCTGCCCGCCACCGCCTCGGCGCAATCGCCCACCTCCAGCAAGGCCCCGGCGCGCAGCGGTGCGGGCTACAAGATCGAGCGCACACCGGCCTGGGTGAAGCCGATCAAGCCTTCCGCCGCAGCGGCCGCGCCGACCACCACCTCGCCTGGCTACCGCATCACGCTGATGGACTACCAGACGCAGCTCACCGCCGACGGCGGCGAGCATGCCTACACCCACACGCGCCTGGCCATCAGCGACTCGGCGGGCGTGCAGGCGGTGTCGAAGGTCCAGGTCTACTTCAACCCCGCCTTCCAGACCGTCTCGCTGCACGAAGCGGTGGTGCTGCGCAACGGCGCGCGGCTCGACCGCCTGAAAGACGCCCGCATCGAGCTGCTGCGGCGCGAGGAAGGCCTGGAGCGCATGACGCTCACCGGCGTGCAGACCCTGCTGGTGCTGCTCAACGACGTGCGCGTGGGCGATGCGGTCGAAGTGGCCTACACCGTGCACGGCACCAACCCCATCTACAAGGGCCACTACGCCGACACCTTCCAGCTCGGCCACCCGGCCGCCGTCGACGAGCTCCAGGTGCGCCTCGAAGCCCCCGCTGGCCGCACGCTGCACACGCGTGGCATCCGCAGCGATGCGACCTTCGAGCGCAGCACGCAGGGTGGGCGCCAGGTGCTCACGCTCACCCGCCGCAACATCCCGCCCGTCATCGCCGAGGAACAGACGCCGCCGTGGTTCAAGGTCTACCCCGCGCTGCACGTGAGCGACTACGCCGACTGGCAGCAGGTCGCCGCCTGGGCCGAAGACCTCTTCGCCACCCCGGGCGACCTTGGCGCCGAGCTGCAGGGCCGCATCGAGGCCTGGCGCGCCAAGGGCCTGCCGCGCGAGCGCCTCGCCTCCGAGGTGATCGAGTTCGTGCAAGACGAAGTGCGCTACTTCAGCGTGAGCCTGGGCGAAAGCTCGCACCGCCCGAAGCCGCCTGCACGCACGCTCGCCGAGCGCCTGGGCGATTGCAAGGACAAGACCGCGCTGCTCAACGCCATCCTGCAGCGCCTGGGCTTCGAAGCCAGGCCGGTGCTGATCTCGGTGGGCCGCAACCGCGGCGTCGCCGACTACCTGCCCGCGCACGACCAGTTCGACCACGTCATCACGCAGCTCACGCTCGACGGCACCGTCTACTGGATCGACCCCACCATGCAGAAGCAAGGGCGGCAGCTGCAGACGCGCGGTGTTGCGTCCTACGGCATGGGGCTGGTGGTGAGCCCGAGCACCACCGGGCTCGTGAGGGTGGGCCCCGGCCCCTCGCAGGCCTACACCCTCGAGTGGGATTCGGTGTGGGATGCCTCCGACCTCAAGCGCACGCCCACCTTCACCACCACCCTGCGCGCTCGCGGGCTCGCGGCCGAGGGCTGGCGGGCCGGCGTGGAGGCGGGTGGCGCCGAGCGGCTGGCCGGTGCCATCGCCGGCGCATATGCGCGCATGCTGCCGGGGCTGAAGGCGGTGGGCTCGCCCACGGTGCGCGACAACCGCGACACCAACATCTTCCAGCTGGAGCTGAAGTACGAAGCCCCGGGCCTCGGCCAGTACGACCGCGGGGCGCTCGCCGTCGAGCTGCCGGCGCTCGAGCTGCTCGACAGCCTGGTCGGCCCGCGCGAGCTGCGGCGCGAGATGCCCTTCCTCGTCGACCAGCCGGTGCAGGTGCGGCAGCGCCTGCGCGCGATCGCACCGCAGCGCTTCACGGCACCTCCACCGCCGCCTTCGGAAGTGGTCGACAAGCACTTCCGCGTGGCCAGCCGCTACGAGGTCAACGGCAACAGCTTCGACTACCTGCTGACCTACGAGCGCCGCAGCGACGAGGTGCAGCCGGCCGACCTGAACGGCTTTCGCGAGAAGCTGCAGACCGCGCGCCGGCTCGGCGGCGTGAGCGTGCGCCTGCCGCTCCTGAGCATGGAACCGCTGCGCGCGCAGTTCGACGAGATCGACCGCCGCGTGACCCAGAAGCTTGGCCGCCAGGCCGACACGCTGCGCGAGCTGGTCGTGCGCCAGGAAGTGGAGCGGCTCTTCGCCAGCGAGCTGCTGCGCCAGGTGGGCGACAGCGGCCCGCTGGTGGGCCAGCTGCTCGAGCGCCGCGCCATCGCCAACAGCAACCTCGCCGACCACGACGCCACGCTCGCCGACGCCGACCGTGCGCTCGCGAGCGCCCCCGAGGCGCGCTACTCGCACTACACCCGCGGCCTCGCGCTCATGTCGCTCGGCCGCGGCGGCGAGGCCCTGAGCGCCATGCAGCAGTTCACCAACCCCAACAACCGCGCCGCGCTGGCGATGGGCCTCGGCAACGCGCAGTACTACCAGGGCGAGCTCGCCGACGCGGAGCGCAACTTCAACCAGGCGGTGCAGGAGTCCTCGGGCAACGACCGGGTGTTCGCCTTGTCGTGGCTCTACATCGCGTCGCAGAAGGCCGGCGGCAAAGGCCGCTCGGTGGTGCTGCCGCACCTGCCCGACGTGAGCCGCGGCAGCTGGCCCGGCGTGCTGGTGCACTACCTCGCCGGCGAGGCCTCGCAAGACGAGGTGATCGAGCGCGCGAAGGAAAACAAGTCGATGGAGCGCCTCAACCTGAGCGAGGCCTACTTCTACATGGGCCAGCAGCTGCTGCTCGCGGGCAAGACGTCGGAAGCCAAGCGCATGTTCCGCCGCACCGTCGACCTGCAGGCCACGCCCTACCGCGAGTTCGCGTTCGCCGAACTCGAACTCAAGCGCAGCGAGCCCTGA
- a CDS encoding DUF3149 domain-containing protein produces MHALKDLFTSDVGLMSLAGLTFMMGMAVFFVRYFVRHIEEDARKADSLPRR; encoded by the coding sequence GTGCATGCGCTGAAGGATCTCTTCACTTCCGATGTCGGCCTGATGAGCCTGGCCGGCCTCACCTTCATGATGGGCATGGCCGTGTTCTTCGTGCGCTACTTCGTGCGCCACATCGAGGAAGACGCTCGCAAGGCGGATTCGCTTCCCCGCCGCTGA